From a single Nostoc sp. MS1 genomic region:
- a CDS encoding P-loop NTPase fold protein, whose protein sequence is MPLDLERFYQACNPSRPLMIGDASDRRYYIDFAAVRGGKIIEALLRTISKISPDAPTCQLFTGHLGCGKSTELLRLKAELEEQQFHVVYFESTHVLEMADVDVTDILLAIAGQVSESLEAIKIRLKPNYFTKLFGEVVDFLQTPIELGVEGELSVGIAKITAKTKESPQLRRRLRDYLEPRTQNILQSINQELLERATKDLKAIGKKGLVVIVDNLDRVAIRPLPSGRSLPEYLFIERGEQLRKLNCHVVYTIPLALTFSNDSAELQHRLGGGVAPKVLPMIPVRLRSGEIFTQGLALMRQMVLARSFPDIPTSDRLGLITEVFDSLETLDRLCLISGGHVRDLLGLLFDCLREQDPPFGRECVELVIQRQRDYRANAIDPHEWELIFRVMQEQRVRGDIEYHALLRSLFVFEYRDHQGAWFAVNPVIAETQKFKSWLKETHQSI, encoded by the coding sequence ATGCCCCTGGATTTAGAAAGATTTTATCAAGCTTGCAATCCAAGCAGACCTTTGATGATAGGTGATGCTAGCGATCGCCGTTATTATATCGATTTTGCGGCGGTACGGGGCGGGAAAATTATCGAGGCTCTATTACGTACAATTAGTAAAATATCACCGGATGCCCCTACTTGTCAGCTATTTACTGGGCATCTTGGTTGTGGCAAATCTACAGAGTTATTACGCCTCAAGGCTGAGTTAGAAGAACAACAATTCCACGTAGTTTATTTTGAGTCTACCCATGTCCTAGAAATGGCGGATGTGGATGTGACTGATATTTTACTTGCGATCGCGGGTCAGGTGAGCGAGAGTTTAGAAGCTATCAAAATTCGTCTCAAACCCAACTACTTTACTAAGTTGTTTGGGGAGGTTGTAGATTTTCTACAAACGCCAATTGAGTTAGGCGTGGAAGGTGAGTTATCTGTAGGTATTGCCAAGATTACCGCCAAGACAAAGGAAAGTCCACAATTACGGCGAAGGTTACGCGATTACTTAGAACCACGTACACAAAATATACTGCAATCAATTAATCAAGAGTTGCTGGAACGTGCCACCAAAGACCTCAAAGCTATAGGTAAAAAGGGTTTGGTAGTTATTGTTGACAACTTGGATAGGGTAGCAATTCGACCATTACCATCCGGGCGATCGCTTCCAGAATACTTGTTTATTGAACGCGGCGAACAGCTACGGAAACTCAACTGTCATGTAGTTTACACAATTCCTTTAGCGTTAACCTTCTCCAACGATAGCGCCGAACTGCAACATCGTCTGGGTGGTGGAGTCGCACCGAAAGTCTTACCAATGATACCTGTACGTCTGCGGTCTGGGGAAATATTTACGCAGGGGTTAGCACTGATGCGACAAATGGTATTAGCAAGGAGTTTCCCTGACATTCCCACAAGTGATCGGTTAGGCTTAATTACAGAAGTGTTTGATAGTTTAGAAACATTGGATAGGTTGTGTTTGATCAGTGGTGGTCATGTACGCGACTTATTAGGGTTGCTGTTTGACTGTTTGCGCGAACAAGATCCACCCTTTGGACGGGAATGTGTCGAGTTGGTTATTCAAAGACAACGGGACTACCGCGCCAACGCCATCGACCCCCACGAATGGGAGTTAATCTTCCGGGTAATGCAAGAGCAGAGGGTTAGGGGTGATATTGAATATCATGCACTATTGCGGAGCTTGTTTGTTTTTGAGTACCGCGACCATCAAGGAGCTTGGTTTGCTGTTAACCCAGTTATAGCGGAGACACAAAAGTTCAAATCATGGTTGAAGGAAACCCATCAGTCGATATAA
- the rpsD gene encoding 30S ribosomal protein S4: protein MSRYRGPRLRIVRRLGDLPGLTRKSARRAYPPGQHGQNRKKRSEYAIRLEEKQKLRMNYGLTEKQLLRYVRRARRVTGSTGQVLLQLLEMRLDNTVFRLGMAPTIPAARQLVNHGHVTVNGRVVNIASYQCRPGEEIAVRDKAPSRKLVENNLQYPGLANLPSHLEFDKNKLVGKVNGVIEREWVALQVNELLVVEYYSRQA from the coding sequence ATGTCCCGATATAGAGGGCCACGTCTTAGAATTGTACGTCGCTTGGGCGATTTGCCAGGATTAACTCGTAAGAGCGCTAGACGCGCTTACCCACCAGGACAGCATGGTCAGAACCGCAAGAAGCGCTCTGAATATGCTATCCGTTTAGAAGAAAAGCAAAAGCTGCGGATGAACTACGGTTTGACTGAAAAGCAACTGTTACGTTATGTGCGTCGAGCTAGACGTGTAACTGGTTCTACCGGACAAGTATTGCTACAACTGTTAGAAATGCGCTTGGATAATACGGTTTTCCGTTTGGGTATGGCTCCCACAATTCCAGCCGCTCGTCAGCTAGTAAATCACGGCCATGTTACAGTTAACGGTCGTGTGGTCAATATTGCCAGTTACCAATGCCGTCCCGGCGAAGAAATTGCTGTTAGAGACAAAGCACCATCACGGAAGTTAGTAGAAAACAATCTACAATATCCTGGTTTAGCTAACCTCCCCAGCCACTTAGAGTTTGACAAAAACAAGTTGGTTGGTAAGGTTAATGGTGTCATCGAACGTGAATGGGTGGCGCTACAAGTTAACGAACTGCTGGTTGTGGAATACTACTCACGGCAAGCGTGA
- a CDS encoding pentapeptide repeat-containing protein codes for MALAIISAISILCLPYPALADWTHPLSFSNAELSRHNFAGESLQAAEFSNANLELANFVGADLRGAVLSASVMTQANLQGADLTNAMVDQVNLTGANLSDAVFKEALLLRAVFANVNIEGADFTDAVLDKAQIKELCTKASGVNTKTGVETRDSLGCR; via the coding sequence ATCGCATTAGCTATAATATCCGCGATCTCTATACTTTGCTTACCATACCCAGCCTTAGCCGACTGGACTCATCCCCTATCATTTAGCAATGCTGAATTATCAAGACATAACTTTGCAGGTGAAAGTCTACAAGCGGCTGAGTTCTCTAACGCTAATTTAGAATTGGCTAACTTCGTCGGTGCTGACTTGCGTGGTGCAGTCTTGAGTGCTTCTGTGATGACACAAGCCAATCTCCAAGGAGCGGATTTAACGAATGCGATGGTTGATCAGGTAAACTTAACAGGGGCTAATTTAAGCGATGCCGTTTTTAAAGAAGCTCTTTTACTCCGCGCCGTATTCGCTAACGTGAACATAGAAGGCGCAGACTTTACTGATGCAGTTTTGGATAAAGCACAAATTAAAGAACTTTGTACAAAAGCAAGCGGAGTAAATACAAAAACTGGCGTAGAAACTCGTGATTCTTTAGGATGTCGATGA
- a CDS encoding 5-(carboxyamino)imidazole ribonucleotide synthase — protein sequence MKRVGVIGGGQLAWMMGSAANKLGVELIVQTPSMNDPAVSIAQDTVLAKIDDAHATEILAQKSDVITFENEFVNLEALSLLENQGVYFRPKLDALKPLLDKYHQRCYLQKLGLPVPQFFALEHQENLLSKIDNLGFPLVLKSRRHGYDGQGTFIIHDLATLQAKIELDKNTNTEFLIEEFIPFERELAVIAARSLDGKIVIYPVVETQQEQQVCRRVIAPADITSEQAAAAEAIARTLLDSLEVVGVFGIELFLTADGQVLVNEIAPRTHNSGHFSLDACETSQFEQHLRAVCGLSLGNPALQCAGAVMVNLLGYETSQSDYQSQRQQLAAIPQAHVHWYGKTESRPGRKLGHVTVLLNNHNQKDAEAIARTVESIWYPS from the coding sequence ATGAAGCGTGTAGGCGTAATTGGTGGTGGACAACTGGCTTGGATGATGGGAAGCGCAGCCAATAAACTAGGGGTTGAGTTGATAGTGCAGACTCCTAGTATGAATGATCCGGCTGTATCCATTGCCCAGGATACTGTATTAGCGAAGATAGATGATGCTCATGCTACAGAGATTTTAGCTCAAAAGAGTGATGTCATCACGTTTGAAAATGAATTTGTGAATCTAGAGGCTTTATCACTGTTAGAAAATCAAGGTGTCTATTTCCGTCCCAAGTTAGACGCTTTAAAACCATTGTTAGATAAATATCATCAGCGTTGCTACTTACAAAAGTTAGGTTTACCTGTTCCTCAATTCTTTGCACTGGAACACCAAGAAAATTTGTTATCCAAAATAGATAATTTGGGTTTTCCTTTAGTTTTAAAATCTCGCCGTCACGGTTATGACGGACAAGGCACTTTTATCATTCATGATTTAGCAACTTTACAAGCAAAAATTGAGTTAGATAAAAATACAAACACTGAATTTTTAATAGAAGAGTTTATCCCTTTTGAACGAGAATTAGCAGTAATAGCGGCTCGTTCTTTAGATGGGAAAATTGTCATCTATCCTGTGGTAGAAACGCAGCAAGAACAGCAAGTTTGTAGACGAGTTATTGCACCTGCTGATATTACATCTGAGCAAGCCGCAGCCGCCGAAGCGATCGCCCGTACACTATTAGATAGTTTGGAAGTAGTCGGCGTATTTGGCATCGAGTTATTCCTTACCGCCGATGGTCAAGTCTTAGTCAATGAAATCGCACCCCGCACCCACAATTCAGGGCATTTTTCTCTAGATGCTTGTGAAACATCGCAATTTGAACAACATTTGAGGGCTGTTTGCGGATTATCTTTAGGCAACCCAGCCTTACAATGCGCTGGTGCAGTCATGGTCAATCTTTTAGGCTACGAAACATCTCAAAGTGATTACCAAAGTCAGCGCCAACAACTAGCCGCCATTCCCCAAGCTCATGTCCATTGGTATGGCAAAACAGAATCTCGTCCCGGACGCAAACTAGGACACGTTACAGTTTTGTTAAATAATCATAACCAAAAGGATGCAGAAGCGATCGCTCGGACAGTGGAGTCGATTTGGTATCCCAGTTAG
- a CDS encoding PEP-CTERM sorting domain-containing protein has protein sequence MRLNKNLGLASFALAVSLATLEAKPTQAAVVNYNFTVDATSGGNPGQYFGSFSYDDSNLTGLGEESLDVSNGLLSIKFDYLGTQYTEVDDIDFPTGVAPLVSFRDGKVLGLSYLVENQFFIGGDLDNPFLGGNIFYSVESANLFTAIPVGTVTYSTVPVSEPLAVVGTAIASAVGLWTSRQKKSTQSA, from the coding sequence ATGAGATTAAATAAAAATCTTGGCTTGGCTAGTTTTGCTCTTGCCGTTTCTTTAGCTACTTTAGAAGCTAAACCAACACAGGCTGCTGTAGTTAATTACAACTTTACTGTAGATGCTACATCTGGTGGTAATCCTGGTCAGTATTTTGGTTCTTTTAGTTACGATGACTCGAATTTAACTGGACTTGGTGAAGAGAGTCTAGATGTCAGCAATGGATTATTATCTATTAAATTTGATTACTTGGGTACTCAATATACAGAAGTAGACGATATTGATTTCCCAACAGGGGTAGCACCATTGGTTAGCTTTAGAGATGGCAAAGTTTTAGGACTGAGTTATTTAGTGGAAAATCAATTTTTTATCGGTGGAGATTTAGATAATCCCTTCTTAGGCGGTAACATTTTTTATAGTGTTGAGAGTGCTAATTTATTCACGGCTATCCCAGTAGGCACAGTCACCTACTCTACAGTACCAGTATCAGAACCTTTGGCTGTTGTTGGTACTGCGATCGCTTCTGCTGTTGGTTTATGGACAAGCCGCCAAAAGAAAAGCACCCAATCAGCATAA
- a CDS encoding argininosuccinate synthase has protein sequence MGRAKKVVLAYSGGVDTSVCIPYLKQEWGVEEVITLAADLGQGDELEPIREKALKSGASESLVADVKESFIKDYAFPAIQANALYENRYPLGTALARPLIAKILVEAAEKYGADAIAHGCTGKGNDQVRFDVSCTALNPHLKILAPAREWGMSREATIAYGEKFGIPAPVKKSSPYSIDKNLLGRSVEAGSLEDPTFEPPEEIYEMTKAIADTPNEPEYIEIGFTQGIPTAINGTPKNPVELIHELNQIVGNHGVGRIDMIENRLVGIKSREIYESPAMLVLIHAHRDLESLTLTADVSHYKRGIEETYSQIVYNGLWYSPLKAALDAFIQKTQERVSGTVRVKLFKGNATIVGRWSENTLYTPDLATYGAEDQFDHKAAEGFIYVWGLPTRIWAQKDRG, from the coding sequence ATGGGTCGCGCCAAAAAGGTTGTTCTGGCATATTCTGGTGGGGTGGATACCTCCGTTTGTATTCCTTACTTGAAGCAAGAGTGGGGAGTAGAAGAGGTAATTACCCTCGCAGCAGATTTAGGCCAGGGAGATGAATTAGAACCAATCCGAGAAAAAGCTTTAAAATCGGGTGCAAGTGAATCCCTAGTAGCGGATGTCAAAGAAAGTTTTATTAAAGATTATGCTTTTCCCGCGATTCAGGCCAACGCCCTATATGAAAATCGCTATCCGCTAGGAACTGCTTTAGCTCGGCCGTTGATTGCTAAGATATTAGTTGAAGCGGCAGAAAAATACGGTGCTGATGCGATCGCACATGGTTGTACAGGTAAAGGTAACGATCAGGTGCGTTTTGATGTTTCTTGTACCGCCCTCAATCCTCACCTCAAAATCCTTGCCCCGGCGCGAGAATGGGGGATGAGTCGGGAAGCAACCATCGCCTATGGTGAAAAGTTTGGTATCCCCGCACCAGTGAAAAAGTCTTCACCTTACAGTATTGATAAGAATTTGCTGGGTCGCAGTGTAGAAGCTGGCTCCTTAGAAGATCCTACATTTGAACCGCCGGAAGAAATTTATGAAATGACGAAGGCGATCGCAGACACCCCTAATGAGCCAGAATACATTGAGATAGGATTTACCCAAGGTATACCCACCGCCATCAACGGTACCCCTAAAAATCCTGTAGAACTAATTCACGAACTCAATCAAATAGTGGGAAATCATGGTGTCGGACGCATCGACATGATTGAAAACCGACTAGTGGGAATTAAATCAAGAGAAATTTACGAATCTCCCGCGATGTTGGTGCTAATTCATGCTCACCGTGACTTAGAAAGCTTGACCTTGACAGCAGACGTTAGCCATTACAAACGAGGCATTGAAGAGACATACAGCCAAATAGTTTATAACGGTCTGTGGTACAGTCCCCTCAAAGCAGCCCTAGATGCTTTTATTCAAAAGACCCAAGAAAGAGTGTCAGGAACTGTGCGAGTAAAGCTGTTCAAAGGTAACGCCACCATAGTTGGACGCTGGAGTGAGAACACACTCTACACCCCAGACTTAGCCACCTACGGCGCAGAAGACCAATTTGACCACAAAGCTGCCGAAGGCTTCATCTACGTTTGGGGACTACCCACACGTATTTGGGCGCAGAAGGATAGAGGTTAG
- a CDS encoding DedA family protein — protein MSLELISLENIQEFAHQYGYWAIFLGILLENLGLPIPGETVTLVGGFLAGSDELNYWLVLSVAVTGAVIGANCGYWVGKLGGWPFLLRIGKIFRISEERLLNIKEQFSQNAAKAVFFGRFFALLRIFAAPLAGIAEMPFGKFFAYNLAGATAWASLMVTLAFFAGKVISLEQLVAWVSQFAIVAVLILAALIFVPIWLESRQVKRAAEE, from the coding sequence ATGTCTCTTGAGCTGATTTCACTAGAAAACATTCAGGAGTTTGCCCATCAGTACGGTTACTGGGCGATTTTTTTAGGAATATTACTAGAAAATTTGGGTCTTCCCATACCCGGTGAAACTGTAACTCTAGTGGGTGGATTTTTGGCTGGCAGTGATGAATTGAATTACTGGCTAGTTCTCAGTGTCGCCGTTACAGGAGCCGTAATTGGCGCTAATTGCGGTTACTGGGTTGGTAAACTAGGCGGCTGGCCTTTCTTGCTGCGAATTGGGAAGATTTTTCGGATATCTGAAGAAAGATTATTAAATATCAAAGAACAATTTAGTCAAAATGCTGCTAAAGCCGTATTTTTTGGCCGCTTTTTTGCATTGTTAAGAATTTTTGCGGCTCCTTTGGCAGGTATAGCTGAGATGCCTTTTGGAAAATTCTTTGCGTATAACTTAGCAGGGGCGACAGCTTGGGCTAGTTTGATGGTGACATTAGCCTTTTTCGCAGGTAAAGTAATTTCCCTCGAACAATTAGTTGCTTGGGTAAGTCAGTTTGCCATTGTAGCTGTCCTTATACTCGCAGCGTTAATTTTCGTGCCGATATGGCTGGAGTCTCGTCAAGTTAAACGGGCGGCTGAGGAGTAG
- a CDS encoding STAS domain-containing protein, producing MTITQEQQLVLFKPQGSIDLQGGLALSEQMTQAGSQPDQLWVIDLAEVDFMDSSGLVSLVKGLTSARQLGCRLVLCNVQTPVRLILELTQLDSVFEIFDTYEDIVTLVNGGNLALVS from the coding sequence ATGACTATTACACAAGAACAACAACTAGTTTTATTCAAGCCCCAAGGCAGTATAGATTTGCAAGGTGGCTTGGCTTTATCGGAACAGATGACTCAGGCAGGATCGCAACCGGATCAACTTTGGGTTATCGATTTAGCCGAGGTAGATTTTATGGATAGCTCCGGGTTAGTTTCATTAGTTAAAGGACTTACTTCTGCAAGGCAACTTGGTTGCCGCTTAGTTCTGTGTAATGTACAAACTCCAGTCAGATTGATTTTAGAACTCACTCAATTAGATTCTGTGTTTGAAATTTTCGACACTTACGAAGATATTGTTACCCTCGTTAACGGTGGTAATCTCGCTTTAGTGAGCTAA
- a CDS encoding Npun_F5560 family protein, whose translation MSQTDTPNIQALSTEISQLRQELQLRDQLVQQLSQELFRLVKGNTNFMPPLRTESEPDLSQIQALREQLQAVEQQVTFYQEQITERDTEIYQLRQSVQELTDRSRMLEQVVQELPQIYRRKFEERMAPVREKVSVLQRENRQLQAELQSVSYRLALKTRTSSHSGIDLPNFPRPISGQGGMPSVQNA comes from the coding sequence GTGAGCCAAACTGATACACCCAACATCCAAGCTCTATCAACGGAAATATCGCAGCTGCGTCAAGAACTACAGTTGCGAGACCAACTAGTGCAACAGCTATCTCAGGAACTCTTTCGGTTAGTCAAGGGCAACACTAATTTTATGCCCCCCTTGCGAACTGAGTCTGAGCCTGATTTGAGTCAGATACAAGCCTTGCGAGAACAATTACAAGCTGTTGAACAGCAAGTGACGTTTTATCAAGAGCAAATTACAGAACGTGACACTGAAATTTACCAACTGCGTCAGTCAGTACAAGAACTAACTGATCGTAGCCGAATGCTGGAGCAAGTAGTACAAGAATTACCTCAAATTTACCGCCGTAAATTTGAAGAACGTATGGCTCCAGTTAGAGAAAAAGTATCAGTACTACAGCGAGAAAATCGGCAATTACAAGCAGAACTGCAAAGTGTTAGTTATCGTCTGGCATTAAAAACCCGTACTTCTAGCCACAGTGGCATAGATTTACCAAACTTCCCCCGTCCAATATCAGGACAAGGTGGTATGCCTAGTGTACAGAATGCTTAG
- the rpsF gene encoding 30S ribosomal protein S6: protein MSTVYETLYILRPDLTDEQVDQAIAKYQTILQDQGATDLEIQNRGKRRLAYEIKKQRDGVYVQFNYNAPGNAIAVLERAMRLSEEVIRYLTVKQEVTEEKEDKEPVTA, encoded by the coding sequence ATGTCCACAGTTTACGAAACTTTATACATCCTACGCCCAGACCTGACAGATGAACAGGTAGACCAAGCGATCGCTAAATACCAAACCATACTTCAAGATCAAGGTGCGACTGATCTAGAAATTCAAAATCGGGGTAAGCGCCGTCTAGCTTATGAAATCAAAAAGCAGCGTGATGGAGTTTACGTTCAATTTAACTACAACGCACCTGGAAATGCGATCGCTGTTCTAGAGCGTGCTATGCGGTTGAGCGAAGAAGTAATTCGTTACTTAACAGTTAAGCAAGAAGTAACCGAAGAAAAAGAAGACAAAGAGCCTGTGACCGCTTAA
- a CDS encoding fumarylacetoacetate hydrolase family protein: MAQRYVRVQNREGKVYYGLLQPSFNVQVLDAPPWLQGQPTDLILEPDHYQILAPCAPSKIIAVGKNYANHAAEMGTSVPSEPLIFLKPPTTIIASETEIKYPQQSQRVDYEGELALIIGDRACNCTPEEAQTKIWGYTIANDVTARDLQQKDGQWTRAKGFDTFCPIGPWIVRELSPGAKLQTFLNDDTNPVQSAGIDQMVFAPDFLVSYISQVMTLLPGDVILTGTPEGVGALHTGDRIRVEIEGIGRLENTVATR, from the coding sequence ATGGCGCAGCGCTACGTGCGAGTTCAAAACCGAGAAGGTAAAGTCTACTATGGGTTGCTACAACCATCTTTCAATGTGCAGGTTCTAGATGCTCCACCGTGGCTACAGGGACAACCAACGGATTTAATTTTAGAACCAGACCATTATCAAATTTTGGCTCCCTGCGCTCCTTCTAAAATTATCGCAGTGGGCAAAAATTACGCCAATCATGCAGCCGAAATGGGAACATCAGTTCCTAGTGAACCACTGATTTTTCTCAAACCACCAACAACAATTATCGCTTCGGAAACAGAAATAAAATATCCTCAGCAGTCGCAAAGGGTGGATTATGAGGGAGAATTAGCGTTAATAATTGGCGATCGCGCTTGTAACTGCACACCAGAAGAAGCCCAAACTAAAATTTGGGGCTACACCATCGCCAATGATGTCACAGCACGAGATTTGCAGCAGAAAGATGGACAATGGACAAGAGCTAAGGGGTTTGATACTTTCTGCCCCATAGGGCCTTGGATTGTCCGAGAATTGAGTCCTGGGGCAAAATTACAAACTTTTCTCAACGATGACACCAATCCTGTACAATCGGCTGGGATTGACCAAATGGTATTTGCCCCCGATTTTTTGGTGTCATATATCAGTCAAGTAATGACATTGCTCCCTGGTGATGTAATCTTAACGGGTACGCCAGAGGGTGTAGGAGCATTGCATACAGGCGATCGCATCCGTGTAGAAATTGAAGGTATCGGTCGCTTAGAAAACACCGTGGCAACCCGTTAA
- a CDS encoding Tic20 family protein, whose protein sequence is MTWRGSTTIKDRIFACLPYLLPIVDSLMFGSFLFRNFPALQVLLIPLQPVLIIYESLGQLGQLLMFFALFIFVVRNEKINHFIRFNTMQAILLDIVIFLCSILVRILTQVPGTAFAIETLANTIFLGIVAAVVYSVANSLLGRYAEIPAISDAVYMQVR, encoded by the coding sequence ATGACATGGCGCGGGTCTACAACCATCAAAGATAGAATTTTTGCTTGTTTACCTTACTTGTTGCCCATAGTTGATAGTTTAATGTTTGGGAGTTTTTTATTTAGGAACTTCCCCGCGCTACAAGTACTGCTAATACCATTGCAGCCAGTGTTGATAATTTACGAAAGCTTGGGACAGTTGGGTCAACTTCTCATGTTTTTTGCCTTATTTATATTTGTGGTGAGAAATGAAAAGATTAATCATTTCATTCGTTTCAACACCATGCAGGCAATTCTGCTGGATATCGTCATATTTTTGTGTTCTATATTAGTGCGAATTTTGACTCAGGTTCCTGGCACTGCCTTTGCAATAGAAACATTAGCCAATACCATCTTTTTGGGTATTGTCGCTGCCGTTGTCTATTCTGTGGCTAATTCTTTGCTAGGACGTTACGCAGAAATTCCTGCCATCTCAGATGCAGTTTATATGCAGGTGCGCTAG
- the glyA gene encoding serine hydroxymethyltransferase, translating to MTRTNSDFLNNSDPAIAGLINQELQRQRDHLELIASENFTSAAVLAAQGSVLTNKYAEGLPGKRYYGGCEFVDKIEQIAIDRAKQLFGAAHANVQPHSGAQANFAVFLSLLEPGDTIMGMDLSHGGHLTHGSPVNVSGKWFQVSHYGVSQQTEQLDYEQIRELALRERPKLLICGYSAYPRIIDFEKFRSIADEVGAYLLADIAHIAGLVATGLHPNPIPYCDVVTTTTHKTLRGPRGGLILTRDAELGKKLDKSVFPGTQGGPLEHVIAGKAVAFGEALKPEFQEYSAQVIKNANVLASQLQNRGLKLVSDGTDNHLMLVDLRSVNMTGKRADQLVSEVNITANKNTVPFDPQSPFVTSGLRLGSPAMTTRGMGVDEFTEIGNIIADRLLNPDSETVAQDCKRRVAALCDRFPLYPHLEIPVPVLV from the coding sequence GTGACAAGAACAAACTCAGATTTTCTCAATAATTCTGACCCGGCGATCGCCGGATTAATTAATCAAGAACTCCAACGTCAACGCGACCACTTGGAGTTAATTGCTAGTGAAAACTTTACCTCGGCGGCTGTGTTGGCGGCTCAAGGTTCGGTACTAACAAATAAATACGCTGAGGGTTTACCAGGAAAGCGTTACTACGGCGGTTGTGAATTTGTCGATAAAATCGAGCAAATCGCCATTGACCGCGCTAAACAGCTATTTGGTGCGGCTCACGCCAACGTCCAACCCCACTCCGGTGCACAAGCTAATTTTGCTGTCTTCCTGAGCTTATTGGAACCAGGAGACACAATTATGGGGATGGACTTGTCTCATGGTGGACACCTCACCCACGGTTCCCCCGTCAACGTTTCTGGAAAGTGGTTTCAAGTAAGCCATTATGGTGTGAGCCAACAAACAGAACAACTAGACTACGAGCAAATTCGTGAGCTGGCGCTTAGGGAGCGTCCCAAGCTCTTAATTTGTGGTTACTCTGCTTATCCTCGAATTATTGACTTTGAAAAATTCCGTAGCATCGCCGATGAAGTTGGCGCTTACTTGCTGGCGGACATTGCTCACATTGCCGGTTTAGTAGCAACTGGACTCCACCCCAACCCAATACCTTACTGTGATGTAGTCACAACCACCACCCATAAAACACTACGTGGCCCCAGAGGTGGTTTGATTTTGACCCGTGACGCAGAACTTGGGAAGAAATTAGATAAATCAGTTTTCCCTGGAACTCAAGGCGGGCCTTTAGAACATGTAATTGCTGGGAAAGCAGTTGCTTTTGGCGAAGCTTTAAAACCAGAGTTTCAAGAGTACTCAGCGCAAGTAATTAAAAACGCCAATGTTTTGGCATCTCAACTACAAAATCGTGGATTGAAATTAGTATCAGACGGTACAGACAACCACCTAATGTTAGTAGATTTGCGGTCTGTGAATATGACAGGTAAACGAGCAGATCAGTTGGTGAGTGAAGTAAATATTACCGCTAACAAAAATACCGTTCCCTTCGATCCTCAATCACCATTTGTTACCAGTGGCTTGCGTTTGGGTTCCCCAGCTATGACAACAAGAGGTATGGGAGTAGATGAATTTACCGAAATCGGTAATATTATCGCTGATCGCCTACTCAACCCAGACTCAGAAACAGTAGCTCAAGATTGTAAACGCCGGGTAGCCGCATTGTGCGATCGCTTCCCCTTGTATCCACACTTGGAGATTCCTGTGCCTGTCTTGGTGTAG